In Segatella copri, the DNA window CCACGAAAATATTGAGCAAGTCAGCTTTTTGTTCCTTGCTCTGCAATGAGTAACCTACAAATGGTGGATTACCTATGATATAATCTAACTCATCTTTCGGACATACCTCCTCCCAGGCAATTCGCAATGAGTTGCCCTCTGTAATGTTAGCGTAGCTCTTCAGAGGCAGGAAGTCGATGTCGTGGTGGATGATCTTCTCTGTCTCTGCCATCATTTGCGCCTCGCTTATCCAGAGAGCGGTGGTGGCTACGGTGACGGCGAAGTCATTGATTTCGATGCCGTAAAATTGATGGATGTTCACCTTGATGGGATTCTCGAAGGCGTTAAGTTGCTCCACGCTGTATATCTGCTTGATAATCTCGTTCTCCAGTCTTCTGAGCGAAAGGTAAGTCTCCGTGAGGAAGTTTCCTGAACCGCACGCCGGGTCGAAGAAACGCAATTCAGCCATCTTGTCTTGCAAGGCATGAAGTTGCTGCATACGTTTCTTGATGTTGCTTTCCTCCAGACAATCATCGAATGTCTTTCTAAGGTCGTTATAAAACAGAGGGTCTATTACCTTATGGATATTCTCTATCGAGGTGTAGTGCATACCTCCTGAGCGTCGAGTCTCTGGATTGAGGGTGCTTTCGAATACTCCACCGAAGATGGTTGGAGAAATCTCGCTCCAGTCGAAATCGAGCGAGGCGTGCTGCAGGAGCGTATCACGCAGTTCGTCGGTGAACTGCGGAATGTCTATATCCTCGGCAAAGAGTCCGCCATTGGTATATGGAAAGGCGGCAAGCGAGGGATTGAGATACTTGCTTCGCTTGTCGGCAGGGGTGTTGAGAACCTCGAAGAGTTGTACCAGAGCCATTCTCATATCTTCCGTCTGATAATGAGCCAAGAAATCATGGAACATATCTCGTTTGCCGAAGATTCCTGCATCCTCAGCATAGAGGCAGAAAACCAACCTCACGCAAAGAATGTTCAGGTAGCGCAGTGATTGAGGGTCATTGGCATCATACTGAGTGATAAAGGCATCATAAAGTTTGCCGACAATCTCGCCAGCTTTCATCGATACCTCCATCTCTCGTTGCAGGTGAATGCCCTGCTGCTCTACCAGGAATTGCAGGCGATAGTACTCCTTCTCCAAGTCTTTGAGGAGAATACGGGATGGCTCACCCTTTGGGTTCTCCATATCATAGACATCAAACTCGGCGAAGTTGCAGGTAACAATCCAGCGAGGTCGCTCGGAGTAGGGCAACACGGCAGAGTATCGCTGTGCCTGCTGGAAGGGGGTTAATAAAGAGCCGTCGCTCTGTTTGATGGCTTGTCGCAAATCCTTGCCCAGTGATTTCTGCTCTATCATCACATGGGTGGAGGGAATCATTCCGTCTATGAAGGATGTATGGTCGAGCTGTGCCTGTTGCTCGAAGGTGATGAACACAGAAGGACTCTCCACCCCGAAAATCTCGGTGAGGAGTTCTATCCAGAATGTCTGGCTCTCGCCCTTCTCATATCCACGGCCTTCCCATTTCTTGGCGAAGGCAGCGGCAGCCATGCTTTGTTGTTTCTCTGTCATGTTCGTAAGTGAAGAGTGAAGAACGAAGAGTGAAGAATTCGTCGGCTACTCTTGCGTTGTCTCTTCCTGTTGGCAAAGGTAATAACTTTTTCTTAAAACGCCAAGAGCAACAGCCAAAAATGTATCGGCTGCCGCTCTATTATTTGCTTTTGACATTTGCTTGCTCAATTAATCTTTTTTTCTTTTTCCTCACTAAATGCCTTTATCATTATTTATAGTCTTTGCAATCTTAACACTACAATAAACGTGCGCCAATGCTATAACAACCGTTAAAAACCAAGTCTTATTTCGAAATTTCATCCGTTTTTTATTCTTTTGTTTCCATTTTAGCGATATTTTTCGTATATTCGCATTCGCAATCGGGAAACCGACAACGCAAAAAATAAAAAATGAATGCAAAAACAAATATCTTATGGCAAAGATTATTGTAAGAAACCAAACGAAAAAAACACTAACCAAAGATGGTGTTGATTACATCTGCATTACCGATATAGCATGGCAGAAGAATCCCATTGAACCCAAAGATGTGGTAAAGAATTGGTTGCGTTCCAAAAACACCTTGGAGTACTTAGGACTTTGAGAGCATTTGAGCCCGATTCGATGGGTGGAACTACCCCATGCTGTAGTATTATTAAATTTTATCAACTATGAATAGTAAGAATTTATACTTTACAATCTTCTCTTTAATCCTTTTAGGATTTATCTTTTCTTGTGCAGAGAATAGTAATAAGTGTAGTCCTTCTTATGCAAGCAACATAGAACAACTTAATGAAAAGTTATATGATTCTTATGCAAATGTTGCAGTAAGGAAAAACAACACAACATCTGATGACATAATAACACCAGAATATTTTGGAGGCTCATATGTCAAGGCAAATAAACTTATTGTCATGGTCAAAAATGGAAGTCCAAAAGGAATAGAAGATATAAAGAAAAGACTAGGCACGGATTCAAATGTGACATTTGTATCTTGTACTTATTCTCTTCAAGAATTAAAAGAATTAAACGCTAAATTGAAAGTATCTTTTGCCAAGAAAGCTGCATTGCGAGACGAAATTGGGTGGGTTGCTGTTGGTATCAGACCTATTCAAAATAGAATTGTCGTATATTTGAATAATGCTTCTAATAAAAATATCTCTAAATTCAAGAATGAAATTTGCAATTCAGATAAAATAATTTTTGATCAGTTGGAAATAGAGCCAATTGAAATACAAAAAGATACAGCAAAAGACGAAAAAGTAGGAAGTCCCTCATAAAAGTGTATGGATAACTCGAAAAGTCCCTCATAAAAGTGTGTTAATCTTCTAAAAAGTCCCTCATAAAAATATGATAGATTTTGCCATTTCATTGTTTTTCAGTCTTTTGCAGCAAGAATACAATAATGATACCATGAGTATATGAAGGAGATGATGTCGCATCGCAACCTTTTTGATGGCTTTTCTGTCTAATAACTAGACAGCAGTGTCAAGTATTTAGACAGGTCATCTTATGACCTTTTTTCTATATATTCTGATAATCAGTCGTTTATGTTTTTGGCATAGCCGTTGCCTTGCTATTTTGCAACAAATAAGAATAGTAACAACATAAAGAATAATAAGACAATGAAAAGACTTGCGTTAGTAGCATCCTTCTGTGGCATTACCATAACACAGATGATGGCACAGAACATCAATGGTGAACAGATTTCCGACACGACCCTATTTGATAAGTTCTCCAAAGAACTTGGCGAAGTGGTGGTGAAAGCTCATCTTCCTCAATATAAGAAGACCCACGAAGGACTGCTGACCAACGTGGCAGGAACCGTGCTTAGCAAGATGGGTACGGCAGAAGATGTATTGAAGCATGTGCCGAGTATCGTGAAGAAGAAAGATGGATATGAGGTGGTCGGCAAGGGTACACCTATTATATATATCAACGGCAGGAAGATGCAAGACATCAGTGAGTTGGATAACATCAAATCTTCTGACATCAAGAGTGTGGAAGTCATCCAGAATCCAGGAGCTACCTACGATGCTTCGGTAAATGCAGTAATCAAAATCAAGACCATCAAGAAGAAAGGAGAAGGTATCGGCTTTGATACTCGCTCTGTGTATTGGTATAATAAGCACGACAATACCATCCAACAGGTTAACATGAACTATCGTCATAATGGACTGAATCTCTTTGCCACTTATAAGTTCTCTGATGCAACATGGATGCAAAAGGCCATCTACGAGCAGACTGTACATGTAGATACGCTTTGGCAACAGCATAACAACAACGAAGTAACTGGTCGCATAGAATCGCACCGTCTTATCAGTGGTTTTAGCTATGATTTCAATGCCAATCATTCCATTGGTGCGAGATACACCTTGACCTCGCCAGGCTATTCTCGCTCAAAAGATTTTTTCGATAGTCAGGTAACTGCCGACGGTAAGTTTTACGACTATATCAAAACCGATGGTCTGACGGTCGACAAGAACAGCCCTAGCCATCAATTGAATGCCTACTACAACGGCACATTGGGCAAGACCACTATTGATCTGAATACCGACCTCTATTTCAGTACAAACAGGGCTTATGCCTATAGCGATGAACAGAGCCAGGAGCACGATTCTCGTAACATCAACTCCAAGAATCGTGTGAGCAATAAGATGGTAGCTACCAAACTCGTAATTACCTCTCCTCTCTTAGGCGGTAATCTCTCCTATGGAGCTGAGTATATCCATACCCGTCGCAACGATGACTACGAAGTGAACCGCACAGACCTCCTCGCCAACTCTTATAGCAAGTTGGAGGAGCAGACGGCAAGTCCATTCATCCAATATGCGCGCCTCACCCCGATAGGAAACATCACGGCAGGGTTGCGATACGAGTATGTAAGATTCAAGTATTATGATGCAGGCATCTATCAGCCCGAGCAGAGTCGCTCCTTCCGTAACCTCTTTCCTACCATCAGCTATGGTGCGAAGGTAGGTAAGGTAATGGCACAGTTGAGCTATTCGGTAAAGACCTCTCGTCCTTCATATAGTCAACTGAGCAACAATGTATCTTATATGAATCGATTTACTCGCCAGACTGGTAATCCTTATCTCGACAACGAAACCAATCACAGAGTGGAATTATCGGGTGTATGGAAGTTCATCCAGTTTATGGTCAACTACAAGGACTCTCGCAATGCCATCATCTATTGGGCGGAGCAAATTCCTGAGAACGAAGCAATTACCATGATAAGTCGTAAGAACGTGAAGAGTCTCAAGAGCATGACCGCCTACATCAGTGCCGCTCCAAAGATAGGCATTTGGGCGCCGCAAATCAACTTGGGCATGCAGAAACCCTGGTTCACCCTCCATACTGATGTGGCATCTTATCGCTTGAATCGTCCTATTTTCATGGGCAACTTCAACAATGCCTTCTCCTTGTCATGCGGCATCACCCTTAACGTGGATTATCGCTATCAGAGCAAGGGTAACACGATGAACGTATATCTTGCCAAAGAGCAGCATGTACTGGATGTCAGCATCAGCAAGTCATTCCTAAAGGATGCCCTTACCTTGGAAATAAAAGGCAACGACCTGCTTTATAAATGTTGGGATGCCGACTTACTCTATAACCAGAAGATGGAACTCCTGCAAGTATCTAAGCGAGGTACGAGAGACCTGCAATTCACCCTTCGCTATAAGTTCAATACCACACGCAGCAAGTACAAGGGAACTGGTGCCGGTAATGCAGAGTTGAATCGACTGTAAATATTTTTTATTACTTTTATTCGAAAGTAGAGACATTTAAGATGATTTCCTATAAGGGGAACAAAAAAGCAGCAAACCGCAAAGGGCTTGCTGCTCACGATAGGAGTGATTCCTATTTCTTTTATGGGTTGAGTTTTCTTTATATCCTTATCTCAATGGGTTTATACTTCCTTCAATACGGTTTCCAATCTTTCGATGAAGTCATCTACATTTTCCTTGGTCAATACCAATGGAGGGAGGATACGGAGGATGTTGGTGCCGGCGCAACCGGTGAAGCAGTGCTGCTCGTGGATGAGCTTGCTGCGAACTTCCTTGTGAGGAATATCGAGTACGGCGCCTACCATCAAACCACGGCCACGAACTTTTGTGATGTGGCTGTTGCGCTTCTGCAACTCCTTCAGCTGGGCAATGAGATATTCACCAACCTCATGCGCATTCTGTACCAGATTCTCCTTCTCGAAAACATCGAGAACGGCGAGAGCGGCAGTACATGCCAGATGGTTGCCACCGAAAGTAGTACCCAGCTGACCATATACAGGAGTAAACTCTGGAGAAATCAATACGCCACCCATAGGGAAACCATTACCTATACCCTTGGCTACGGTGATGAGATCAGGCTTGATGCCCAACCACTGGTGAGCGAAGAACTTACCGCTTCTACCATAACCGCACTGGATTTCATCGCAAATCAGGAAAGTGCCGTATTTCTTGCAGGCTGCCTGCAATCCCTGAGCAAACTCAGGAGTTACCATGTTGCAACCACCTACGCCCTGGATTGCCTCAATGATACAAGCACATACATCGCCCTTGGCGAGTTCCTTCTCCCAAGCCTCCAAATCGTTGATAGGAAGATAGGTTACGTGACCATTGTCATTGATAGGAGCGATGATCTTAGGATTATTTGTTACCTCTACGGCAAGGGATGTTCTGCCGTGGAAAGCCTTCTCTATAGAAAGCACGCGGGTTCTTCCGTTGGTGAATGAAGCCAGCTTCAAGGCATTCTCGTTTGCCTCGGCACCAGAGTTGATGAGGAAGAACTGATAATCTTCATAACCGCTTATCTTGCCCAGACGCTCAGCGAGTTTCACCTGCAACTTGTTGATGACAGAGTTGGAATAGAAACCCAGGTTGTTCAACTGGTTGGTGAGCATCTCCACATAGTGAGGATGGCAATGACCGATGCTGATAACGGCATGACCGCCATAGAGGTCTAGGTATTCCTGCCCCTTGTCGTCCCATACCTTGCAGCCCTGTCCTTTTACAATATTAATATCGAAAAGAGGATATACGTCGTAAAGTTTCATGTTAAATCTATGTTTTAAGAAAGACAACTCATAGAGTTATCTTATTACAAACTATTTTTATGATAGAAGAACGAATGATTTTTCATCCGTTCTTCCGTATTCTTTTATCTAAAATGCTGATGGCTTGAGCTTTAAACCTGCAGTCTGGTCGAGACCAAACATGATGTTCATGTTCTGGACAGCCTGACCTACGGCACCCTTCAAGAGATTGTCGATGCAGGAAGTGATGAGGAGCTTATCGCCATACTTATCCACATGAACCAGGCACTTGTTGGTATTCACCACCTGCTTCAGGTCGATAGCCTTATCCACATAGTGGGTGAACTTGGCATCCTTGTAGAACTCCTTGTAACCGGCTACGATTTCCTCGATTGGCTTGTCGGTCTTCACTACTTCTGTAGCGAAGATGCCACGGGCGAAGTCGCCACGGTAAGGGATGAAGTCGATGGCAGCATCGAGATACCCCTGTGTCTGCTTCAGACTCTCACGAATCTCTGGCACGTGCTGATGGTTGAATGCCTTGTAGATGCTCATGTTGTTGTTGCGCCATGAGAAATGGGTAGTGGCTCCTGGCTTCTGACCAGCGCCGGTGCTACCGGTAATGGCATTGACAGAAACATCGCTGTTGATGAGGCCCATCTTAGCAGCAGGCAACAAACCAAGTTGAATGCAAGTTGCAAAACAACCTGGGTTTGCCACGTGCTGAGCTACGGCTATTTTTGATTCATTTATTTCTGGAAGACCATATACAAAATCGTGAGCGGCTGGGGTTGGCTGCTGGGTAGCAACCACAGTCTCAGGGGCAAGACGGAAGTCTTGTGCCAAATCGATAATCTTCACGTTCTCCGGAACATTGTGCTCCTTCAGGAACGCCTCGCTCTTGCCGTGACCGAAGCAGAAGAAAATGACATCCACCTGGTCGAAAGGCATCTCGGCGGTAAACTTCAAATCAGTCTCGCCATACAATCCCTCGTGAACCTCAGCCACCAGGTTACCGGCATTACTCTCGCTGTTGGCGAATACAATCTCTGCCTCAGGATGGTTGATAAGGAGGCGAATCAACTCACCTCCTGTATAACCTGCTGCTCCTAAAATACCTACTTTTACCATATTATCTTTCCTCGTTAGGGTGCATACCATAATAAACACGGAGTGGGGTAGAGCTTACCTTGATGAAGCCCTTCGCATCCTCTGCGGTCCAACCGTGCTGCATCTCACCATACTCACCGAGCTTAGACTTGGTCAAATCGTCTGGTGAATCGACACCAACAGTCTGGAAGCTAAATGGACGGAGTTTCAGGATAGCTGTACCGTTTACGTTGCGCTGAGAAGAAGTCAGCATTGCCTCGATATCCGGCATTACAGGCTCCAGGTACTGGCTCTCGTGGAGGAACATTCCGTACCAGTTGCCTACCTGGTCCTTCCAATACTGCTGCCACTTGCTCAATGTGCTCTTCTCCAACAGACGGTGAGCCTCGATGATGAGCTTAGGAGCTGCAGCCTCGAAACCTACACGACCCTTGATACCGATGATGGTGTCACCCACGTTGCAGTCGCGACCGATAGCGTAAGATGCACCAATCTCCTCAATCTTCTGGATGGCCGCAATCTTATCATCAAACTTTTCGCCGTTGACAGCCACGATCTCACCCTTCTCGAAGGTAATCTTCAGTTCGGCCTCTTCTTCCTTGGCAGTAACGTGCTTCAGGTAAGCCTCCTCTGGGAGACCTTGGGTTGGGTCGAGAATCTCACCGCCGCAGATACTGGTTCCCCAGATACCTACGTTATATGAATACTTCAACTTGGTGAAGTCTGCATAGAAACCGTGCTCGTTCAGGTAGTCAACCTCCTCCTTACGAGAAAGCGCCTTGTCACGTGTCAAGGTGATAATCTCTACACCAGGAGCCATCACCAGGAAGGTCATGTCGAAACGAATCTGGTCGTTGCCGGCACCTGTACTTCCGTGAGCGATAGCATCTGCACCAATCTCCTTGGCGTAACGTGCGATGGCGATAGCCTGGAAGATACGCTCAGAAGATACTGAAATAGGGTAGCAGTTGTTGCGGAGCACATTACCGAAAATCATGTATTTCAATGATTTCTCGTAATACTCGTGGGTAACGTCGAGAGTGACGTATGCCTTGGCACCCAACTTATATGCGTTCTCCTCGTTGGTCTTCAACTGCTCGGCAGAGAAACCACCTGTGTTAGCGCATGCTGCATAAACATCCCAGCCATCCTGGGTCAACTTCATTACTGTGTATGATGTATCGAGACCGCCGCTAAAAGCGACTACAACTTTTTTATTTGCCATTTTATTTTATGTTTAATATGTGGTGAATAATGTTTAGATGGCATTCTTGCCAACACCTTAAATTATATGTAAGGATTTAAATTTCTGCAGATGGACCGTCAATCTTGCGGATTCTCTCAATCACTTCCTGAGGAAGCTTGATAGGCAGATGTTCTTCTGGGTCGAAGAGCATGGCGGTGCAGATGCAGTATTTGCGGTTGGTACGATGGAGAACATCTACGTTGATGCAACCCTCGCAACCACGCCAGAATGACTCATCATCGGTCAGGTCGGCGAAAGTAACAGGAAGATAACCCAGCTGGGTGTTCATCTTCATGACAGCCGAACCGGATGTCAAAGAGAAAATCTTGGCATGAGGCCATCGCTGTCGGGCAAGCGTAAAGGTAAGGTTCTTGATGCGTTTAGCCAGTCCCATACCACGGAAGTCTGGGTGAACGATCAAACCTGATGTGGTAACATAGTGCTTGTTGCCCCATGTTTCGATGTAGCTGAAACCTGCGAACTTTTCGCCCTGGAGAGCGATGACCGCCTTGGCTTCGCGCATTTTGGTGGCAACATACTCTGGTGAACGCTTGGCGATACCAGAACCACGCTTCTTTGCAGCTTCTGCAATTGTAGTCAGAATGGTGTCGATGTACTTGATGTGACTTTCGTCAGCCACCATTACTTTAACTTCTGCTTCTTCCATTTTTTCTCTTCTATCTTAAAATGTTTTTGTTTTAATATTCTTTCTTTATATATAATAAGGTGTATGCTTTGCATAAAAATGCAACTACCTTATATATATTTATGGTGAACGTCTGGAATTACCTCTGCTAGTGCATTGATGATTTCCTCTTCTGTGGTACCTTTCTTTTTAACCAGGAAGATAGTGTCGTCACCGGCGATGGTTCCAAGAATTTGAGAAATATCACTATTGTCTATGTTATAGGCAATGCTGCTTGCATATCCAGGACGTGTTTTGATCACGACCATGTTCCCGGAGAAGTTGATTGATTGGAATCCGGTATTCACCATCATCTTGCTCACTGGAATATGGTTTGATACTCTCTTATATAATGTATCGTTGGGCAGGACATACGCATATTTTCCACTCGAAGATGCTGCCTTTGCTACCTTGAGCAGTTTTAAGTCACGGCTCAATGTTGCTTGCGTAATCTTAAAGCCTTCTTTGTGAAGAGCCTCCAAAAGTTGGTCTTGCGAACTTAACTCCTGACTTGATATAAGCATCTTCAAAGTTTCCAATCTGCTGTTCTTTGCCTTCATATGCTGTATTTTTATTCGTTTAACGGCTGCAAAATTACAATATATTTTGCAAATAACCAAATAAAATGAAAGAAAAATGCATAAAATAACATTATTTTGTCTTTCGTTATGCATAAACGTGGAATAAATATGCATGTATTACCTTCTTTTATACAAATATTCTACACTTGGCTTTTGATGCAGAATAGCCTTTTTATCCATTTTAAGCTAATTATTGTAAATTATTGAAAAAAAGTCTACGGAAACCGCATCGGTTCAATTAGTTTTTGTTATCTTTGCAGACACAATTCTTAGATTATAATCAACTTAATATAAAATAAACCTTTAGAAGATGGAAAAAATTAATGTTAAACCAGCAGAAGGTAAGCTGGGAATCTTGGTTGTTGGTTGTGGCGCAGTAGCTACTACCTTCATGACCGGTGTTTTCATGACTCGTAAGGGACTTGCAAAGCCAGTAGGTTCAATGACTCAGTACGATAAGATTCGTGTCGGCAAGGGTGCAGACAAGAAATATTTGCACTACAAGGACATCGTTCCACTTGCTGACCTTAATGATATCGTATTCGGTACTTGGGATGTTTATCCGCAGAATGCTTATCAGGCAGCTATGTATGCTGAGGTATTGAAGGAGAAAGATATCAATCCTGTACGCGAGGAGTTGGAGAAGGTAGTACCAATGAAGGCTGCTTTCGACAAGAACTATGCAAAGCGTCTTGATGGCGATAATGTGAAAGATTGCAAGACTCGCTGGGAGATGGTAGAGGCTCTTCGTCAGGATATCCGCGACTTCAAGGAGAAGAACGGTTGTGCCCGTATCGTTGTTATCTGGGCAGCATCTACCGAAATCTATGTTCCTGTAGATATGGAGATTCATGGTACATTGGCAGCACTTGAGGCTGCAATGAAGGCTGACGACCGCCAGCATGTAGCTCCATCCATGTGCTACGCTTATGCTGCTTTGACAGAGGGTGCTCCTTTCATCATGGGTGCTCCTAATACAACTGTTGATATTCCTGCTATGTGGGAACTCGCAGAGAAGACCAAGATGCCTATCGCCGGTAAGGACTTCAAGACAGGCCAGACTCTTGTCAAGAGTGGCTTCGCTCCTATCATCGGTACCCGTTGTCTCGGCTTGAATGGCTGGTTCTCTACCAATATTCTCGGCAACCGTGATGGTCTCGTTCTCGATGAACCTGCTAATTTCCATACCAAGGAGGTAAGTAAACTCTCTACTCTTGAGACAATCCTGAAACCTGAAGCTCAGCCAGATCTCTATGGTCATGGTAACGATGAAGATACCCAGTACTATCATAAGGTACGTATCAACTATTATCCACCTCGCAACGATAACAAGGAGGGTTGGGATAATATCGATATCTTCGGCTGGATGGGTTACCCAATGCAGATTAAGATTAACTTCCTCTGCCGTGACTCAATCCTTGCTGCTCCATTGCTACTCGACCTTACATTGTTGAGCGATCTTGCTGCTCGTGCAGGCCGTTTCGGAATCCAGCGTTTCTTGAGTTTCTTCCTTAAGGCACCTATGCACGATTATACTAAGGGTGAAGAGCCTGTAAACCATCTCTACCAGCAGTATACGATGCTGAAGAATGCTATCCGTGAGATGGGAGGTTACGAGGCCGATGAGGAAATCGACTAATCAGGTTATTTCATTTAATACTACACCTTATTATATATAAGGCATTAAATTTATATCATGGCACACCTTTGGAATGTTAGAATATCTCTCCATAGGTGTGCCTTTTTGTTTATTTATATAGAAAGTAGACATGGATTCGGTAACGAGTTTTATTTATGGTATGAGCATGATGTTCTTCTCCATGATGGCATTCCTGTTTTGGAGAAAAGGAAAGGAGATGCTCTTTCGGATGATTATGTGGCTCATGATTGTGGTCGACCTGCAGTTGGTAAAGGACCTGGTTTTCTTTCTGATTTATGGTTTTGACAACGAGCATGCGTGGTATCTTACGTCTTCGTTGGATATGATGATTATTCCGTTCTACAGCTTTGTGTTGATGGAACTGGTGAAGCCGGGCTGGTTCGGATGGGTGAAAGCTTTGATGCTGGAATTGCCTTTCCTCTTGTTGCCGGTGTTCTATATTTTTACCCATAATATCATCTGGTTTTATGTGCTTTCTGCCTGGGGAGCCATTTATGGATTCTCTACCTTTATATTGCTTTTCTTTA includes these proteins:
- the argR gene encoding arginine repressor; its protein translation is MKAKNSRLETLKMLISSQELSSQDQLLEALHKEGFKITQATLSRDLKLLKVAKAASSSGKYAYVLPNDTLYKRVSNHIPVSKMMVNTGFQSINFSGNMVVIKTRPGYASSIAYNIDNSDISQILGTIAGDDTIFLVKKKGTTEEEIINALAEVIPDVHHKYI
- a CDS encoding DNA methyltransferase; this encodes MTEKQQSMAAAAFAKKWEGRGYEKGESQTFWIELLTEIFGVESPSVFITFEQQAQLDHTSFIDGMIPSTHVMIEQKSLGKDLRQAIKQSDGSLLTPFQQAQRYSAVLPYSERPRWIVTCNFAEFDVYDMENPKGEPSRILLKDLEKEYYRLQFLVEQQGIHLQREMEVSMKAGEIVGKLYDAFITQYDANDPQSLRYLNILCVRLVFCLYAEDAGIFGKRDMFHDFLAHYQTEDMRMALVQLFEVLNTPADKRSKYLNPSLAAFPYTNGGLFAEDIDIPQFTDELRDTLLQHASLDFDWSEISPTIFGGVFESTLNPETRRSGGMHYTSIENIHKVIDPLFYNDLRKTFDDCLEESNIKKRMQQLHALQDKMAELRFFDPACGSGNFLTETYLSLRRLENEIIKQIYSVEQLNAFENPIKVNIHQFYGIEINDFAVTVATTALWISEAQMMAETEKIIHHDIDFLPLKSYANITEGNSLRIAWEEVCPKDELDYIIGNPPFVGYSLQSKEQKADLLNIFVDEKGKPYKTAGKIDYVAAWYYKAAQMMQNTNIHAALVSTNSITQGEQVAAIWKPLKEMFGVHIDFAYRTFRWDSEASLKAHVHCVIVGFSDVPTNKLKLLFDNGQVIEAKNINGYLIDSPDVFVESRTKALCDIPLMTKGSQPTDDGNLIIEADEYEDFITKEPNTNKFIRPFVGAQEFLNKKKRWCLWLVGASPSELKALPEVRKRVEAVREFRLKSKKEATRKKADMPTLFDERRASTTEYIIVPRHSSENRKYIPMGFVNPNIIASDAVLTIPSATLYHFGILESNVHMAWMRAVCGRLKSDYRYSKDVVYNNFPWPSSTPEQQAKIEASAQAILDARALYPDSSLADLYDPTLMPKELLQAHRQNDRAVMAAYGFSTKMTESECVAELFKKYAEMVE
- a CDS encoding TonB-dependent receptor domain-containing protein; translated protein: MKRLALVASFCGITITQMMAQNINGEQISDTTLFDKFSKELGEVVVKAHLPQYKKTHEGLLTNVAGTVLSKMGTAEDVLKHVPSIVKKKDGYEVVGKGTPIIYINGRKMQDISELDNIKSSDIKSVEVIQNPGATYDASVNAVIKIKTIKKKGEGIGFDTRSVYWYNKHDNTIQQVNMNYRHNGLNLFATYKFSDATWMQKAIYEQTVHVDTLWQQHNNNEVTGRIESHRLISGFSYDFNANHSIGARYTLTSPGYSRSKDFFDSQVTADGKFYDYIKTDGLTVDKNSPSHQLNAYYNGTLGKTTIDLNTDLYFSTNRAYAYSDEQSQEHDSRNINSKNRVSNKMVATKLVITSPLLGGNLSYGAEYIHTRRNDDYEVNRTDLLANSYSKLEEQTASPFIQYARLTPIGNITAGLRYEYVRFKYYDAGIYQPEQSRSFRNLFPTISYGAKVGKVMAQLSYSVKTSRPSYSQLSNNVSYMNRFTRQTGNPYLDNETNHRVELSGVWKFIQFMVNYKDSRNAIIYWAEQIPENEAITMISRKNVKSLKSMTAYISAAPKIGIWAPQINLGMQKPWFTLHTDVASYRLNRPIFMGNFNNAFSLSCGITLNVDYRYQSKGNTMNVYLAKEQHVLDVSISKSFLKDALTLEIKGNDLLYKCWDADLLYNQKMELLQVSKRGTRDLQFTLRYKFNTTRSKYKGTGAGNAELNRL
- a CDS encoding aspartate aminotransferase family protein translates to MKLYDVYPLFDINIVKGQGCKVWDDKGQEYLDLYGGHAVISIGHCHPHYVEMLTNQLNNLGFYSNSVINKLQVKLAERLGKISGYEDYQFFLINSGAEANENALKLASFTNGRTRVLSIEKAFHGRTSLAVEVTNNPKIIAPINDNGHVTYLPINDLEAWEKELAKGDVCACIIEAIQGVGGCNMVTPEFAQGLQAACKKYGTFLICDEIQCGYGRSGKFFAHQWLGIKPDLITVAKGIGNGFPMGGVLISPEFTPVYGQLGTTFGGNHLACTAALAVLDVFEKENLVQNAHEVGEYLIAQLKELQKRNSHITKVRGRGLMVGAVLDIPHKEVRSKLIHEQHCFTGCAGTNILRILPPLVLTKENVDDFIERLETVLKEV
- a CDS encoding GNAT family N-acetyltransferase, which produces MEEAEVKVMVADESHIKYIDTILTTIAEAAKKRGSGIAKRSPEYVATKMREAKAVIALQGEKFAGFSYIETWGNKHYVTTSGLIVHPDFRGMGLAKRIKNLTFTLARQRWPHAKIFSLTSGSAVMKMNTQLGYLPVTFADLTDDESFWRGCEGCINVDVLHRTNRKYCICTAMLFDPEEHLPIKLPQEVIERIRKIDGPSAEI
- a CDS encoding KilA-N domain-containing protein — protein: MAKIIVRNQTKKTLTKDGVDYICITDIAWQKNPIEPKDVVKNWLRSKNTLEYLGL
- the argC gene encoding N-acetyl-gamma-glutamyl-phosphate reductase, whose translation is MVKVGILGAAGYTGGELIRLLINHPEAEIVFANSESNAGNLVAEVHEGLYGETDLKFTAEMPFDQVDVIFFCFGHGKSEAFLKEHNVPENVKIIDLAQDFRLAPETVVATQQPTPAAHDFVYGLPEINESKIAVAQHVANPGCFATCIQLGLLPAAKMGLINSDVSVNAITGSTGAGQKPGATTHFSWRNNNMSIYKAFNHQHVPEIRESLKQTQGYLDAAIDFIPYRGDFARGIFATEVVKTDKPIEEIVAGYKEFYKDAKFTHYVDKAIDLKQVVNTNKCLVHVDKYGDKLLITSCIDNLLKGAVGQAVQNMNIMFGLDQTAGLKLKPSAF
- a CDS encoding argininosuccinate synthase produces the protein MANKKVVVAFSGGLDTSYTVMKLTQDGWDVYAACANTGGFSAEQLKTNEENAYKLGAKAYVTLDVTHEYYEKSLKYMIFGNVLRNNCYPISVSSERIFQAIAIARYAKEIGADAIAHGSTGAGNDQIRFDMTFLVMAPGVEIITLTRDKALSRKEEVDYLNEHGFYADFTKLKYSYNVGIWGTSICGGEILDPTQGLPEEAYLKHVTAKEEEAELKITFEKGEIVAVNGEKFDDKIAAIQKIEEIGASYAIGRDCNVGDTIIGIKGRVGFEAAAPKLIIEAHRLLEKSTLSKWQQYWKDQVGNWYGMFLHESQYLEPVMPDIEAMLTSSQRNVNGTAILKLRPFSFQTVGVDSPDDLTKSKLGEYGEMQHGWTAEDAKGFIKVSSTPLRVYYGMHPNEER